The Fulvivirga ligni genome window below encodes:
- a CDS encoding DoxX family protein — MTAKKNISKAFNIILWIVQILMCLTLVWGAYMKIFTPQPQLSDLWSWMAEVSPAFLYTTAIIDFLGGLGLVLPGLLNIKPALTFWAALGVVVLMVSAIVFHVSRGEAEDIGFNLVFGLFAGFVCWGRR, encoded by the coding sequence ATGACAGCTAAGAAAAATATATCAAAGGCCTTTAATATTATTTTATGGATCGTTCAGATCCTCATGTGCCTTACTTTAGTCTGGGGAGCATACATGAAAATCTTCACCCCACAACCTCAACTGTCTGACTTATGGTCCTGGATGGCGGAAGTATCACCTGCCTTTTTATACACCACAGCCATTATCGATTTCTTAGGAGGTTTGGGATTAGTATTACCAGGATTATTAAACATTAAGCCCGCGCTTACCTTCTGGGCAGCTCTGGGTGTAGTGGTATTAATGGTTAGTGCCATTGTCTTTCATGTCTCCAGAGGTGAGGCTGAGGATATTGGATTTAATTTAGTGTTTGGGTTGTTTGCGGGTTTTGTGTGTTGGGGGAGGAGGTGA
- a CDS encoding winged helix-turn-helix transcriptional regulator, producing MLTREDCPENVLAIKDALEALEGRWKLLILLSLSMRSMRFKEISRQISGITDKTLSKELKLLESNKLITRKVYDTFPPKVEYTITDHGLSLQKLLDELHVWGLKHRKEVMGK from the coding sequence ATGCTAACAAGAGAAGATTGCCCTGAAAACGTACTAGCCATTAAAGATGCTTTAGAAGCCCTGGAAGGCAGATGGAAACTTTTGATCTTACTTTCTCTTTCTATGCGGAGCATGCGATTCAAAGAGATATCAAGACAAATTTCTGGTATTACTGATAAAACTCTGTCTAAAGAACTGAAGCTTCTTGAAAGTAATAAACTCATTACCAGAAAGGTATATGATACATTCCCTCCCAAAGTGGAGTATACTATTACAGACCATGGTTTGTCATTACAAAAGCTCCTGGACGAACTTCATGTTTGGGGACTGAAGCATAGAAAAGAGGTAATGGGTAAATAA
- a CDS encoding two-component regulator propeller domain-containing protein codes for MKLFFHTLTLLLLSHFLFAQISQEDFRIYAKKDGLSSNNTTAFAQTHDGYLWVGTSDGLNRFDGHSFQVFKHMDNEPSSLSDNYVTSLFVDHMGVLWVGTKTKGLNKYLPESQTFEHFLHDDHDPNSITDSYITCITEDANQILWVGTSIGLNQYNRETNQLKRYFHDTEILIDQTCINQLLANDVPPEIIKKLQPLKSVVFPNMTQFSLALEKELQTNQYNQVILQHVKTKMYGDHIQILEPDEKGNLWIGYMNNGLYYFNPHSGFLEKIKPENSSTPIKNINALHLQGNDLWIGESTGLLKVLNLNSLQVKNIPFEEEPGSVEAILATHDRQLWVGTDIGEFMLSDLKNQGKPLQKKFKQTASEYFAGKRFFEDREQNIWISLDQRGIKIIPNQKFSPITTHFKTQDALSLESISALTEDHAGNLWIGYYSGGISIWDKNRQQITYHEPTGKSGQLGKGSVYSIFEDSNNSIWIGTYDGGLQQYNSTLHIFKNIDLAIETNNNERLDIRDIKEDAHGNLWMASHGQGLITYNHDTKKVEQFKANYLKWERSLANDWLYTLEIDPKGRIWIGSVAGITLYDPGQNVFKTYNEQNSNLSHNQVRCIFIDHEQQIWIGTEDGLNRTDIAFYGKFKTYNLASGISEPNITAISEDSAHRIWLSTKSGIYTYNKPSDTFLQERNNGHYDHNEIFHNAFSKGQNGKLYFGGNQGLISINPFPEKDGPSQLSLMLKSLTAYNQNDSISLQMTGKHTIEVPHQLNNISLDYIAINLSNPNQTQYKHRLKGYDNQWIFDDRNQSASYYNLKPGHYTFLLQATNKNGDWADAPLEIHFRITAPFWMTAEAYLIYISVVMVAILIFIFVRKQSSKSAIVRSVNYGFTPPYAYQPVIGLTPQKSIKLMPLIFNIDNEYKTLNNNTLPKLLIADNDKKQAYKLELSRNFRIEKAISEKEAIAEALRLEPDLIISRVSNHFDGIDLCHKLKVNPKTAFIPVILIGAKFNEKTILQSMAAGADDYFQTSQKVVILKSKLINMARLKRNIEEHSHLLSNDLLPSQEANQEEDFLNTVHRIIKEHMADDSFGPNHLARMLHLSRSQLYKKVKKEFGQSVSILIRNIRLQKAVDLLTSSQLNITEIAYKVGFTDPGYFTRCFKNYYGQSPSEYLHREHR; via the coding sequence ATGAAACTATTCTTTCATACCTTAACCCTATTGTTGCTTTCACACTTTCTTTTCGCTCAAATATCACAAGAAGATTTTAGGATTTATGCTAAAAAAGATGGCTTATCCAGTAATAACACTACGGCCTTTGCTCAAACCCATGATGGCTATTTATGGGTAGGCACCTCAGACGGACTTAACCGGTTTGATGGTCATTCTTTTCAAGTATTTAAGCACATGGACAATGAGCCTTCTTCCTTATCAGACAACTATGTTACCTCCCTGTTTGTGGACCACATGGGCGTGCTCTGGGTGGGCACAAAAACAAAAGGATTAAATAAATATTTACCTGAAAGCCAGACATTTGAGCATTTCCTTCATGATGATCATGACCCTAATTCCATCACTGACTCATACATTACCTGCATTACCGAAGATGCCAACCAAATTCTGTGGGTAGGCACCAGCATTGGCCTGAATCAATACAACAGAGAGACTAACCAGCTGAAAAGGTATTTTCATGATACTGAAATACTCATTGACCAAACATGTATCAATCAGCTATTGGCCAACGATGTACCGCCTGAGATCATTAAAAAATTACAGCCATTAAAAAGTGTTGTATTTCCCAACATGACACAATTTTCCCTGGCACTAGAAAAGGAACTGCAGACCAATCAATATAATCAGGTCATTTTACAGCATGTAAAAACCAAAATGTATGGGGATCATATTCAAATTCTGGAACCTGACGAAAAAGGGAACTTATGGATTGGATATATGAATAATGGTTTATACTACTTCAACCCGCACAGTGGATTTTTAGAAAAAATCAAACCCGAAAACTCCTCCACGCCCATCAAAAATATCAACGCGCTTCACCTTCAGGGAAATGATTTATGGATTGGCGAATCAACCGGCCTACTGAAGGTGCTGAATCTGAATAGCTTACAAGTTAAAAACATCCCTTTCGAAGAAGAACCTGGAAGTGTAGAGGCTATTTTAGCCACCCATGACCGTCAACTCTGGGTGGGAACAGATATTGGTGAGTTTATGCTCAGTGACCTTAAAAATCAAGGTAAACCTCTGCAGAAAAAATTTAAGCAGACCGCTTCGGAGTATTTTGCCGGTAAGCGATTTTTTGAAGACCGAGAGCAAAACATCTGGATATCGTTGGATCAAAGAGGCATTAAGATCATACCTAATCAGAAGTTTTCACCCATTACTACTCATTTTAAAACCCAGGATGCCCTTTCACTGGAGAGCATTTCTGCTTTAACTGAAGATCATGCGGGCAACCTCTGGATTGGCTACTATTCCGGTGGCATTTCTATTTGGGATAAAAACAGGCAACAAATCACCTACCATGAACCCACCGGAAAATCGGGACAGCTGGGCAAAGGATCAGTATACAGCATATTTGAAGACAGCAATAATAGCATATGGATCGGCACATATGATGGCGGCCTGCAGCAGTATAATTCCACGCTGCATATTTTCAAAAACATAGACCTGGCCATAGAAACCAACAATAATGAAAGGCTGGACATCAGGGATATTAAAGAAGATGCACACGGAAACTTATGGATGGCCTCACACGGCCAGGGCCTCATCACCTATAATCATGACACTAAAAAAGTGGAGCAATTTAAGGCCAATTACCTAAAATGGGAAAGGAGCCTGGCCAATGACTGGCTTTACACCTTGGAAATAGACCCCAAAGGCAGAATCTGGATAGGCAGTGTAGCTGGCATCACACTTTATGATCCGGGGCAAAATGTATTTAAAACTTATAATGAACAGAACAGTAATCTAAGCCACAACCAGGTAAGATGCATTTTTATAGACCATGAGCAGCAAATTTGGATTGGCACTGAGGATGGACTTAACCGTACAGACATTGCTTTTTATGGTAAATTTAAAACTTACAATCTTGCTTCAGGCATCAGTGAGCCCAACATAACCGCCATCAGTGAGGATAGCGCACACCGAATATGGCTTTCTACCAAAAGTGGTATTTACACCTACAATAAACCTTCAGACACTTTTCTTCAAGAACGCAATAATGGCCACTATGATCATAATGAAATATTCCATAATGCTTTTTCTAAAGGCCAGAACGGAAAACTGTATTTCGGTGGTAATCAGGGACTCATCTCCATCAATCCATTTCCTGAGAAGGATGGCCCTTCTCAACTGTCACTCATGCTTAAAAGCCTTACAGCCTATAACCAAAATGATAGCATCAGCTTGCAAATGACAGGGAAACATACCATTGAAGTTCCTCATCAGTTAAATAATATCAGCTTAGATTATATTGCCATTAACCTGAGCAACCCCAACCAAACCCAATACAAGCATCGGCTAAAAGGTTATGATAATCAATGGATTTTTGATGATAGAAATCAGTCAGCATCTTACTACAATCTAAAGCCCGGACACTACACTTTCCTCCTTCAAGCAACCAATAAAAATGGTGATTGGGCTGATGCTCCCTTAGAGATCCATTTCAGAATAACAGCACCATTCTGGATGACAGCTGAAGCATATCTCATTTACATATCGGTGGTAATGGTAGCCATTCTGATATTCATTTTTGTAAGAAAACAAAGTTCAAAGTCAGCAATTGTTAGGTCAGTTAATTACGGATTTACCCCACCGTATGCCTATCAACCAGTTATCGGCCTGACTCCGCAAAAAAGCATTAAGCTCATGCCCTTAATCTTCAATATTGACAATGAATATAAAACCCTTAATAACAATACTTTACCCAAGCTTCTAATTGCTGATAATGATAAAAAGCAGGCCTACAAACTGGAGCTGAGCAGAAATTTCAGAATAGAGAAAGCCATTTCAGAAAAAGAGGCCATTGCTGAGGCACTTCGGCTGGAGCCTGACCTCATTATCTCCAGGGTGTCTAACCATTTCGACGGCATTGACCTATGTCATAAGCTCAAAGTAAATCCTAAAACCGCCTTCATACCGGTAATATTAATAGGCGCAAAATTCAATGAAAAGACTATTCTTCAAAGCATGGCAGCCGGAGCTGATGATTATTTTCAAACCTCTCAAAAGGTGGTTATCCTGAAGTCGAAGCTCATTAACATGGCTCGTTTGAAACGTAATATTGAAGAGCATTCACATTTACTGAGTAATGACCTCCTGCCCTCCCAGGAAGCCAATCAAGAAGAGGATTTTCTTAACACTGTGCATCGGATTATAAAGGAACATATGGCCGATGATTCTTTCGGACCTAATCACCTTGCCCGCATGTTACACCTGAGCAGGTCGCAGCTATACAAGAAAGTAAAGAAAGAATTTGGTCAGTCGGTAAGTATTCTTATTCGAAATATCAGACTACAAAAAGCGGTGGACCTGCTGACCTCCTCCCAACTCAATATCACTGAGATTGCCTACAAGGTGGGCTTCACTGATCCTGGGTATTTTACTCGCTGCTTTAAAAATTACTATGGCCAATCGCCTTCAGAATACCTCCACAGAGAGCATCGATGA
- a CDS encoding cellulase family glycosylhydrolase: MNTNHYCYGFWQNFKSWSFLTAIVLSLFVFHQSKAQNYLSAQGNHLIDSQGNEVRLTGVNWFGFETSMLTPHGLWTRDLKSMLQQIKDQGFNSVRIPWCNAMLAPGASINISSYGTDVYTGISPMNAEEATKSSPIEIMDILVEWCQDNDMKIILDNHSRAPDGYLSEDLWYTSAVPESQWISDWVFLANRYKNYDAVVAMDLNNEPHDAATWGNSNPATDWNKAAERCGNAILAVNPNVLIMVEGIEDYNGDVYWWGGNLMGAASYPVTLSNPSKLVYSPHEYGPTVYPQSWFTDPSFPSNMPGIWNQHFGYLYNNNISPLFVGEFGIRDPEGTDEIWFDSFLEYMGNDYSWTFWCWNPNSGDTGGLLDNQWANIVTWKMNKLIPYLAPEIPNGTVSPPQDQLVVSTSNLTFSATAGTQNVDVSANISWSATSSATWLSVSPANGSNNGTLTISTTANSGSTARTGTITVSGSGITRTINVSQSGANSNLYLTVSTNELNFNSSSETETVNISANVSWSASISASWIDVAPASGTNNGSVDISVSANTTSSARTGSVTISGGALSQVIAISQAGDSGLPCSNPTPISISFSHDGAGDFCWVTTDPITYLNSWNTASVEINGIDYTNTWSNSLPARINGNYYIHYSANYAYSHIELMAGYTFAKTSGNEIEQNKLALKIYPNPSQGEFYIDLKTKDNYQLQIVDGQGKQVYMKSMTPESGTSPLHLNLNPGLYIIQIIQRDRIIHSEQIMIAE; encoded by the coding sequence ATGAATACTAATCACTACTGTTATGGCTTTTGGCAAAACTTCAAAAGCTGGTCTTTCCTCACCGCTATTGTTTTAAGCCTATTTGTCTTTCATCAATCAAAAGCTCAGAACTACTTAAGTGCTCAGGGCAATCACCTCATAGATAGCCAGGGTAATGAAGTACGTCTAACTGGTGTAAACTGGTTCGGTTTTGAAACAAGTATGCTCACCCCACACGGCCTCTGGACCAGAGACCTGAAAAGTATGCTCCAGCAGATCAAAGATCAGGGCTTCAACTCTGTGAGAATACCCTGGTGCAATGCTATGCTGGCTCCCGGAGCTTCTATAAATATTAGCTCTTATGGCACCGATGTTTATACTGGCATTAGCCCTATGAATGCTGAAGAAGCTACCAAATCCAGCCCTATAGAGATTATGGACATTCTGGTAGAATGGTGCCAGGATAATGACATGAAAATCATATTAGACAACCATTCCAGAGCCCCTGATGGCTACCTCAGTGAGGACCTTTGGTATACCAGTGCTGTACCTGAAAGCCAATGGATCAGTGACTGGGTGTTTCTGGCCAATCGCTATAAAAATTACGACGCCGTGGTAGCCATGGACCTCAACAACGAACCTCATGATGCCGCCACCTGGGGTAATTCAAACCCAGCTACCGATTGGAACAAGGCTGCCGAAAGGTGTGGCAATGCCATACTTGCGGTAAACCCTAATGTACTGATTATGGTAGAAGGAATTGAGGATTACAATGGCGATGTATACTGGTGGGGAGGCAACCTTATGGGCGCTGCCAGCTATCCCGTTACCTTGAGTAATCCTTCTAAGTTAGTGTATTCTCCTCATGAATACGGACCTACCGTTTATCCTCAGAGTTGGTTTACGGATCCATCATTTCCATCGAACATGCCGGGTATTTGGAACCAGCATTTTGGTTATTTATACAATAATAACATCTCACCTCTATTTGTAGGTGAATTTGGAATACGTGATCCGGAAGGCACCGACGAAATATGGTTTGATAGCTTTCTTGAATACATGGGTAATGATTACTCATGGACATTCTGGTGCTGGAACCCTAACTCTGGGGATACTGGTGGGCTTTTGGATAATCAGTGGGCCAATATCGTAACCTGGAAAATGAATAAGCTCATTCCATACCTAGCGCCTGAAATACCCAACGGCACCGTGTCTCCTCCTCAGGATCAATTAGTTGTAAGCACTAGCAACCTCACTTTTAGTGCTACAGCCGGAACGCAGAACGTAGACGTTAGTGCCAATATCAGCTGGTCTGCCACCTCCTCAGCTACCTGGCTTTCAGTGAGCCCGGCAAATGGATCAAATAATGGAACTCTAACCATAAGTACTACAGCTAATTCAGGGTCCACCGCCCGTACAGGTACTATCACGGTAAGCGGTAGTGGAATAACACGCACCATTAACGTATCTCAAAGCGGAGCTAATAGTAATCTATACCTCACTGTTTCAACCAATGAACTAAACTTCAACTCCAGCTCCGAAACAGAAACTGTCAATATCAGCGCTAACGTGAGCTGGTCTGCCAGCATCAGCGCTTCATGGATTGATGTAGCTCCTGCCAGCGGCACCAATAATGGCAGCGTTGATATTTCAGTTTCTGCTAATACAACCAGCTCAGCAAGAACAGGTAGCGTAACCATTTCAGGAGGCGCACTCAGCCAGGTAATAGCTATCTCTCAAGCAGGAGATTCTGGTCTACCATGCAGTAATCCAACCCCAATCAGCATATCCTTTAGCCACGATGGAGCAGGTGATTTTTGCTGGGTAACGACAGACCCCATCACCTACCTTAACTCATGGAACACAGCATCTGTAGAAATTAACGGTATTGACTATACTAATACCTGGTCTAATTCTCTACCTGCCAGAATCAATGGTAATTACTACATTCATTATTCAGCAAACTACGCCTATTCACACATAGAGCTGATGGCTGGATATACTTTTGCTAAAACAAGCGGTAATGAGATAGAACAGAACAAGCTGGCTTTAAAGATTTATCCTAACCCTTCACAAGGTGAATTTTACATAGACCTAAAAACAAAGGATAATTATCAGTTGCAAATTGTAGATGGGCAAGGGAAGCAGGTCTACATGAAAAGTATGACGCCAGAAAGCGGAACATCTCCGCTTCATCTTAACCTGAATCCTGGACTATACATTATCCAGATCATTCAGCGCGACCGCATCATACATTCTGAGCAAATCATGATAGCAGAGTAA
- a CDS encoding glycoside hydrolase family 48 protein, protein MKNRLTSRVLLCLGCLFGSLTAFSQQTNEYLQRFMDLRNKIHNPGNGYFSPDGVPYHSIETLICEAPDYGHETVSETYSYWFWLEAFYGRIAGDWQPLNDAWDNMDQYIIPTMDLQPTAGNYNPGSPATYAPEFPLPSFYPAPLNSGVPVGRDPISAELTSAYGSRVYGMHWILDSDNFYGYGLKGDGVSTPSYINTFQRGEEESVWETIPQPSWDEFNFGGQYGYLNLFTAESQAPAQQWKYTNAPDADARAVQVMYWAYQWAEEQGLNPENVLPISEASKMGDFLRLSMFDKYFKPMGVQSASAPGASGYESAHYLISWYYAWGGPTSPSQNWAWRIGCSHNHFGYQNPVAAYALSTFDPLKPVTPNGARDWGTSLDRQLEFYQWLQSDEGAIAGGATNSWNGDYSPYPSGTPTFYDMAYTEAPVYKDPGSNTWFGWQAWSMERMAEYYYITNDSRAAQVLQKWADWVKSEVVLSNGTYQIPSTLSWSGAPNTWNPNSPAPNTGLHVSVEDYTQDVGVAGCLAKTLTYYAAGTEKWGTLDADAQNLAKEILDRIWANYSDSQGVSNPESRGDYNRFFDQEVYVPAGWTGEMPNGDDIEPGIKFIDIRSKYRDDPDWPDLVAAYNSGIDYTTNYHRLWAQIDVATANAVYGLLFGEGTGINRVPNAIASSDITSGDAPLAVSFDGTESSDPDGDPITLIWDFGDGSTASGATVTHTYLTPGTYAATLTVTDSAGLSDTATITIEVGSPGNDAPVASFTATPTSGTAPLTVSVDASASSDPDGDALTYSWNFGDGSTGSGVTANHTYSAAGSYTITLTVSDGDLSSTATADVEVDEAGGGTCENSTAVSLPLRHDGAGEYCWVTEGNVSYVNSWNTTFVEINGVDYTNTWSNNMPPAIDGKYYIHYSSPYPWGHFEMIGSSNASARRTTKDKLKNAELKIFPNPAKDKFYIQGAQADAEIQVLDLTGHVVDQTLSAGQAQIEISTSTYHKGMYLIRVVEKGQTSTLSLVVE, encoded by the coding sequence ATGAAAAACAGATTGACAAGCCGGGTGCTACTGTGCCTGGGCTGCTTGTTCGGGAGCCTTACCGCTTTCAGCCAGCAGACAAACGAGTATCTACAGCGGTTTATGGACCTAAGAAACAAGATCCATAACCCTGGAAACGGCTACTTTAGCCCTGACGGAGTGCCTTACCACTCTATTGAAACCCTGATTTGCGAAGCTCCTGATTATGGACACGAAACAGTAAGTGAAACCTATTCTTACTGGTTTTGGCTGGAAGCCTTCTATGGCCGAATAGCCGGCGACTGGCAACCTTTAAATGATGCCTGGGATAATATGGATCAGTACATCATCCCAACCATGGACCTGCAACCAACAGCAGGGAATTACAATCCAGGCTCACCGGCTACTTATGCTCCTGAGTTTCCTTTGCCGTCATTCTACCCAGCTCCTTTAAATTCAGGTGTGCCGGTAGGCCGAGACCCGATTTCGGCGGAACTCACCAGTGCCTACGGCAGCAGAGTTTATGGAATGCACTGGATACTAGACAGCGATAATTTCTACGGCTACGGCCTTAAAGGAGATGGCGTGAGTACACCATCCTACATCAATACCTTTCAGCGAGGTGAAGAAGAATCTGTATGGGAAACTATCCCTCAGCCTTCCTGGGATGAATTTAATTTTGGAGGCCAATATGGCTATCTGAATTTATTCACAGCTGAAAGTCAGGCGCCAGCACAGCAATGGAAATACACTAACGCTCCTGATGCAGATGCCAGAGCTGTTCAGGTTATGTACTGGGCTTATCAGTGGGCTGAAGAACAGGGCCTTAACCCAGAAAATGTACTTCCAATTTCTGAAGCCAGCAAAATGGGAGACTTTCTTCGCCTATCTATGTTTGATAAGTATTTTAAGCCCATGGGTGTGCAAAGTGCTTCCGCTCCCGGTGCCTCTGGCTATGAAAGTGCTCATTATCTCATCTCCTGGTACTACGCCTGGGGTGGCCCTACATCGCCCTCGCAAAACTGGGCCTGGAGAATAGGCTGTAGCCATAACCATTTCGGCTATCAAAATCCTGTGGCTGCATATGCTTTAAGCACATTCGATCCTTTAAAACCAGTTACTCCCAACGGAGCCAGAGACTGGGGCACCAGCCTTGATCGACAGCTGGAGTTTTACCAGTGGCTACAGTCTGACGAAGGTGCTATTGCGGGTGGCGCTACCAACAGCTGGAATGGAGACTACAGCCCATATCCATCCGGAACCCCTACTTTTTATGACATGGCTTACACTGAAGCCCCCGTTTACAAAGACCCGGGCAGCAACACCTGGTTTGGATGGCAGGCTTGGTCTATGGAAAGAATGGCCGAATACTATTACATTACCAATGACAGCCGCGCCGCTCAGGTATTACAAAAATGGGCCGACTGGGTGAAATCTGAGGTAGTGTTAAGCAACGGCACCTACCAGATTCCATCGACATTAAGCTGGAGCGGAGCACCTAACACCTGGAATCCTAACAGCCCTGCACCCAACACGGGCTTGCACGTAAGCGTTGAAGACTACACCCAAGACGTAGGTGTGGCCGGATGTTTGGCTAAAACGCTAACCTATTACGCAGCGGGCACTGAAAAATGGGGCACTTTAGATGCTGACGCTCAAAATTTAGCCAAAGAGATTTTAGATAGAATATGGGCTAACTACTCTGATAGCCAAGGAGTTTCTAACCCAGAAAGCCGTGGTGACTATAATCGTTTCTTTGATCAGGAAGTATATGTACCTGCCGGATGGACTGGCGAAATGCCTAACGGAGATGACATTGAGCCTGGTATTAAGTTCATAGACATCCGCTCTAAATACAGAGATGACCCTGACTGGCCAGACCTGGTAGCAGCTTATAATTCGGGCATTGATTACACCACTAACTACCATAGACTATGGGCTCAGATTGACGTGGCTACTGCCAATGCTGTTTATGGCTTATTATTTGGCGAGGGAACGGGCATAAATCGAGTTCCAAACGCCATAGCCTCCTCTGATATCACCTCCGGAGACGCTCCTTTAGCTGTTAGCTTCGATGGTACTGAATCATCTGATCCTGACGGCGACCCCATAACACTCATCTGGGATTTTGGAGATGGATCTACAGCCTCCGGCGCTACAGTTACACACACTTACTTAACCCCTGGCACCTATGCCGCCACACTCACCGTAACTGATAGCGCCGGCCTCTCCGATACTGCCACTATTACCATTGAAGTAGGCTCTCCGGGCAATGATGCGCCAGTAGCTTCATTCACAGCCACTCCAACCTCTGGCACCGCTCCTCTCACCGTGAGTGTAGATGCCAGCGCATCCTCCGATCCTGATGGTGATGCCCTCACTTACAGTTGGAACTTTGGCGACGGCTCTACCGGATCTGGCGTTACAGCTAATCATACTTACAGTGCTGCTGGCTCATACACCATTACGCTTACAGTAAGTGATGGTGACCTGAGTAGCACCGCCACAGCAGATGTTGAGGTAGATGAAGCCGGTGGTGGCACTTGTGAAAATAGCACTGCAGTGTCGTTACCATTGCGCCATGACGGTGCAGGCGAGTATTGTTGGGTAACAGAAGGCAATGTTAGCTATGTAAATTCATGGAATACCACTTTCGTGGAAATCAATGGAGTAGACTATACTAACACATGGTCTAACAATATGCCACCTGCTATCGACGGGAAGTACTACATTCATTACAGCTCGCCTTATCCATGGGGTCATTTTGAAATGATTGGCTCTAGTAATGCCTCAGCGCGCCGAACTACTAAAGACAAACTGAAAAATGCTGAACTTAAAATTTTCCCTAACCCTGCCAAGGATAAATTTTATATCCAGGGAGCTCAGGCTGATGCGGAAATACAAGTATTGGATTTAACTGGTCACGTGGTAGATCAAACCTTAAGCGCCGGCCAGGCACAAATAGAAATATCAACCAGCACTTATCACAAAGGTATGTACCTGATCAGGGTGGTTGAAAAAGGGCAGACCTCAACCCTATCCCTAGTCGTAGAATAA
- a CDS encoding RNA polymerase sigma factor: MDKEQKFKKAFEVSKDQIYRLCLGFMGNHEDADDLFQEVYIKVWNNLDAFREESQITTWIYRIASNTALLHVSKRNKATALTSTQKPEDLHLPELENTTRYTDKDLKRLYQAIATLKERDRIIIGLLFEDTKYEEIAEIVGISTSHVGVRINRIKKTLAKILS; encoded by the coding sequence ATGGATAAAGAACAGAAGTTTAAAAAGGCCTTTGAGGTATCTAAAGATCAGATATATAGGTTATGTCTGGGCTTTATGGGCAATCATGAAGATGCTGACGATCTTTTCCAGGAGGTTTACATTAAAGTATGGAATAATCTGGATGCCTTTAGAGAGGAAAGCCAGATTACCACCTGGATTTACAGGATAGCCTCTAACACTGCGCTTTTACATGTTTCTAAAAGAAATAAAGCCACCGCGCTCACCAGCACACAGAAACCAGAGGACCTGCATTTGCCCGAACTGGAAAACACTACCCGGTATACAGATAAAGACCTGAAAAGACTATATCAGGCCATCGCCACCCTTAAAGAAAGAGATAGAATTATCATCGGCCTCCTTTTCGAGGATACGAAATATGAAGAAATAGCCGAAATAGTAGGAATAAGCACCTCTCATGTAGGTGTGCGCATTAATAGAATTAAGAAAACCTTAGCTAAAATACTATCATAA